The following coding sequences are from one Candidatus Methylomirabilota bacterium window:
- the rph gene encoding ribonuclease PH produces MPRADGRAHDQLRPVTITRDFLLHPEGSVLVEFGATKVVCTASIEDKVPQFLKGQGLGWVTAEYGMLPRATNTRMPRENRGPGGRSQEIQRLVGRALRAVIDRSKLAERTVWVDCDVIQADGGTRTAAITGSFVAVADALGRMPGVEPVVAIRDCVAAVSVGVVEGLAILDLDYAEDSAAEVDMNVVMTGAGEFVEVQGTAERLTFSHARLNEMLGLASVGIRRLVALQRRALERRDERTFRL; encoded by the coding sequence ATGCCGCGGGCCGACGGCCGCGCCCACGACCAGCTCCGTCCGGTGACGATCACGCGCGACTTCCTGCTGCACCCCGAGGGCTCGGTGCTGGTGGAGTTCGGCGCGACCAAGGTGGTCTGCACCGCCTCGATCGAGGACAAGGTCCCCCAGTTCCTGAAGGGACAGGGGCTGGGCTGGGTGACGGCGGAGTACGGGATGCTTCCGCGCGCGACGAACACACGGATGCCGCGGGAGAATCGCGGCCCCGGCGGACGCTCCCAGGAGATCCAACGGCTGGTGGGCCGGGCGCTGCGCGCCGTGATCGACCGGAGCAAGCTGGCCGAGCGCACCGTGTGGGTCGATTGCGACGTGATCCAGGCGGACGGCGGCACCCGCACCGCCGCCATCACCGGGAGCTTCGTGGCCGTCGCCGACGCGCTGGGCCGGATGCCCGGCGTCGAGCCGGTGGTGGCCATTCGCGACTGCGTGGCGGCGGTCAGCGTCGGCGTCGTCGAAGGACTGGCGATCCTGGACCTCGACTATGCCGAAGACTCGGCCGCCGAGGTGGACATGAACGTGGTGATGACGGGGGCGGGAGAGTTTGTCGAGGTGCAGGGCACCGCCGAGCGCCTGACGTTCAGCCACGCGAGGCTCAACGAGATGCTGGGGCTGGCGAGCGTCGGCATCCGCCGCCTGGTGGCCTTGCAGCGGCGGGCGCTCGAGAGGCGCGACGAGCGGACGTTCCGGCTCTAG
- a CDS encoding N-acetylmuramoyl-L-alanine amidase codes for MRLWCGLAIVLLLLPAAGAGTGLPTVRHDGRTYVELDRLAASLETRLDTTASSTRAYLRTPGHVVTFTRNWSHVIVDGKPLVLDAPVRVKAGVWLVPEMFVGRVLPRLTSASPSALPRTAVQSVTLKELRFRSYPSFTRVVLETSGPVTYRIEQGGPKEARVRVASLAGEARVEEIHDGFVAEARLETVGPDVVLRVIFEGAAGEMQTMALADPHRLVLDFRRPAEQGGEERAEATPLRLIVLDAGHGGNDPGAQGPTGLMEKDLVLAITRRVARLVEERLGIRVLLSRDGDYFVPLRDRTSLANRERADLFVSVHANAHRQAVSEGVETYFLSSEATDSGARQVAALENSVIQLEAPAARGRVDAVKAILWDLAQSEFQMESSRLAGIVQDSMTQSLRIPNRGVKQAGFYVLGGAAMPAILIEIGFVTNPREERKLRDSRYRDEIARAILAGLAEYKRYWTQRMRALVERPR; via the coding sequence ATGCGGCTCTGGTGTGGCCTCGCGATCGTCCTGCTCCTGCTCCCGGCGGCGGGCGCCGGGACTGGCCTGCCGACGGTGCGGCATGACGGGCGAACCTACGTCGAGCTCGACCGCCTCGCGGCCAGCCTCGAGACCAGGCTCGACACCACCGCCAGCAGCACCCGCGCTTATCTGAGGACCCCCGGCCACGTCGTTACCTTCACGCGGAACTGGTCGCACGTGATCGTCGACGGCAAGCCGCTCGTGCTCGACGCGCCGGTGCGCGTCAAGGCGGGGGTGTGGCTGGTACCCGAGATGTTCGTGGGCCGGGTGTTGCCGCGTCTGACGTCGGCGTCCCCCTCGGCGCTGCCGCGGACCGCCGTCCAGTCGGTGACCCTCAAGGAGCTGAGGTTCCGGTCGTACCCCTCCTTCACGCGGGTCGTGCTGGAGACGTCGGGGCCGGTCACGTACCGGATCGAGCAGGGTGGACCGAAGGAGGCGCGGGTCCGCGTGGCCTCGCTGGCGGGCGAGGCTCGCGTTGAGGAGATCCACGATGGGTTCGTCGCCGAGGCGCGCCTGGAGACGGTCGGGCCCGACGTCGTCCTGCGCGTGATTTTCGAGGGCGCGGCCGGCGAGATGCAGACGATGGCGCTGGCTGATCCGCACCGGCTGGTCCTGGACTTCCGGCGTCCCGCCGAGCAGGGGGGTGAGGAGCGCGCCGAGGCGACGCCGCTACGCCTGATCGTGCTCGATGCCGGGCATGGCGGTAACGATCCGGGGGCCCAGGGGCCGACCGGGCTCATGGAGAAGGACCTCGTGCTGGCCATCACGCGGCGCGTGGCGCGCCTGGTCGAGGAGCGGCTCGGCATCAGAGTCCTGTTATCGCGCGATGGGGACTACTTCGTGCCGCTGCGCGATCGCACCAGCTTGGCTAACCGCGAGCGCGCGGACCTCTTCGTGTCGGTCCACGCCAACGCCCACCGCCAGGCGGTGTCGGAAGGCGTCGAGACCTACTTCCTGTCCTCGGAGGCGACGGACAGCGGCGCCCGCCAGGTCGCCGCGCTCGAGAACAGCGTCATCCAGCTGGAGGCGCCGGCGGCCCGAGGGCGTGTCGACGCCGTGAAGGCGATCCTCTGGGACCTCGCGCAGTCGGAGTTCCAGATGGAATCGTCGCGGCTGGCGGGGATCGTCCAGGACTCGATGACCCAGTCGCTGCGCATCCCCAACCGCGGCGTCAAGCAGGCGGGCTTCTACGTGCTGGGCGGCGCCGCCATGCCCGCCATCCTCATCGAGATCGGTTTCGTGACCAACCCGCGGGAGGAGCGGAAGCTGAGGGACAGCCGTTATCGCGACGAGATCGCCCGCGCCATTCTGGCCGGCCTGGCCGAGTACAAGCGCTACTGGACCCAGCGGATGCGGGCGCTCGTCGAGCGCCCGCGCTGA
- a CDS encoding phosphoribosylpyrophosphate synthetase gives MAEGAPTEAVTLAGVMDDLTRRGYTEQFMVVDGGLRAVGSAKRFPADQAMIAEYHRFEGVSDPDDMSIIYAIETRSGIRGTLVDAFGVYADPRVGEFIEGVALRNAVPPVREGRPRPSL, from the coding sequence ATGGCTGAGGGAGCTCCGACGGAAGCTGTAACCCTGGCCGGCGTGATGGACGATCTGACTAGGCGGGGCTACACCGAACAGTTCATGGTGGTCGACGGGGGGCTGCGGGCTGTGGGGAGCGCGAAGAGGTTCCCTGCGGACCAGGCAATGATTGCGGAGTATCACCGCTTCGAGGGCGTCTCCGACCCCGATGACATGTCAATCATCTATGCCATCGAAACACGGAGCGGCATCCGCGGGACGCTGGTCGACGCCTTTGGCGTCTACGCAGACCCACGTGTGGGCGAGTTCATAGAAGGTGTCGCGCTTCGTAACGCGGTTCCGCCAGTCCGTGAGGGCCGGCCTCGGCCATCCCTTTAA
- a CDS encoding universal stress protein, with product MARARGFRVVVATDGSADGYAAVAVASAFPWPARAQARGVVARFYPAVAAEWSAPVWAALEKGFNRVAAGALRALRRRWPAADVVVMDRPPVEAILAQSRGAGAIIVGSRGHGALGRLVLGSVSRGVVRRAACSTLVVRGRPRAVSRFLVGLDGSVNARRALAFVARLRPPRGGLVTLVRVLEPVRVAAVGLMPAGVRGVLAREMAAVRAQQMRAVRRELGVAAALLKRAGWRARGVIRWGRPVDELLAAGRVARAHVLVVGARGTGGVARLLLGSVAEGVLSGSRGPVLVVR from the coding sequence ATGGCGAGAGCGAGGGGCTTCCGGGTGGTGGTGGCGACCGACGGCTCGGCCGACGGGTATGCCGCTGTGGCGGTGGCCAGCGCGTTTCCGTGGCCGGCCCGGGCGCAGGCCCGTGGGGTGGTGGCGCGGTTCTATCCAGCAGTCGCCGCGGAGTGGTCGGCTCCGGTGTGGGCCGCGCTCGAGAAGGGCTTCAATCGCGTCGCCGCCGGGGCGCTTCGCGCGCTCCGGCGGCGGTGGCCGGCCGCCGACGTTGTCGTGATGGACAGGCCACCGGTGGAGGCGATCCTGGCCCAGAGCCGCGGCGCCGGCGCCATCATCGTCGGCTCCCGCGGCCACGGCGCGCTGGGGCGCCTCGTGCTCGGCAGCGTGTCGCGGGGTGTGGTGCGCCGCGCCGCCTGCTCCACGCTGGTCGTCCGGGGCCGGCCGCGGGCGGTCAGTCGCTTCCTCGTGGGCCTGGACGGCTCGGTCAACGCGCGACGCGCGCTCGCCTTCGTCGCCAGGCTCCGGCCTCCCCGCGGCGGTCTCGTGACGCTGGTGCGTGTGCTCGAGCCTGTGCGGGTGGCCGCGGTTGGTCTTATGCCGGCTGGGGTGCGTGGCGTGCTCGCGCGGGAGATGGCCGCCGTACGCGCGCAGCAGATGCGCGCGGTACGGCGTGAGCTCGGGGTGGCGGCGGCCCTGCTGAAGCGGGCGGGCTGGCGCGCGCGCGGCGTGATCCGCTGGGGCCGCCCGGTTGACGAGTTGCTGGCCGCCGGCCGCGTGGCCCGTGCCCACGTGCTCGTGGTGGGCGCCCGGGGCACGGGTGGGGTGGCGCGGCTGCTCCTCGGCAGCGTCGCCGAAGGCGTCTTGAGCGGGTCCCGAGGGCCCGTCTTGGTCGTGCGCTGA
- a CDS encoding amino acid permease, which translates to MSDPRSAPPGAPHSLRRTLGVWRVSLTGIGVILGAGVYALIGPAAAEAGNAMWLAFVLAGATAGLTAYTYARLGKLRPKDSPEFQYTAMAFGPTTGFVAGWLMLAADLLAAATVALGFGGYLAHLAGTPVALNALGLLAATAIVLYAGIARSVGLAIVLTFVEAAGLLFVIGIGIPFWPGTDFLEAPRGAGGIWSAASLIFFAYLGFDELGNLAEEMRRPERDLPRALFISMVATTAIYVLVALSATGAVGWRDLSVSEAPLALVARQALGARADAALSIIALCATANTVLLLLLSASRSVYGMASAGMLPGALAVVSGKTAIPLVASVVVVGGTAPLVLLGDLAKVAAMTDAAVLSSFLMVNLALVWLSTRRAIERRLADRLLPGAGGLLCVWLLTHAGWVGLAAAGALTVAGLLIARRARPAG; encoded by the coding sequence ATGAGTGACCCGCGGAGCGCGCCACCCGGCGCACCGCACTCTCTGCGGCGGACACTCGGAGTCTGGCGAGTCTCGCTCACCGGCATCGGCGTCATCCTGGGCGCCGGAGTCTACGCCCTGATCGGCCCGGCCGCCGCCGAGGCGGGAAACGCGATGTGGCTCGCCTTTGTCTTGGCCGGAGCCACCGCGGGTCTGACCGCCTACACCTACGCTCGCCTCGGAAAGCTCCGGCCCAAAGACTCGCCCGAGTTTCAGTACACGGCCATGGCCTTCGGGCCAACGACCGGGTTCGTGGCCGGCTGGCTCATGCTGGCGGCCGACCTGCTCGCCGCGGCGACGGTCGCCCTGGGCTTCGGGGGGTATCTGGCGCATCTGGCCGGCACGCCGGTGGCACTGAACGCCCTGGGCCTGCTCGCCGCCACCGCGATCGTCCTCTACGCCGGGATCGCGCGCTCGGTTGGACTGGCCATCGTCCTGACCTTCGTCGAGGCGGCCGGCCTCCTGTTCGTGATCGGCATCGGCATACCCTTCTGGCCGGGGACCGACTTCCTCGAGGCCCCGCGGGGGGCGGGCGGGATCTGGAGCGCGGCCTCTCTGATCTTCTTCGCATACCTGGGCTTCGACGAGCTGGGGAACCTCGCGGAGGAGATGCGGCGGCCCGAGCGCGACCTGCCCCGCGCACTCTTCATCTCGATGGTCGCGACGACGGCGATCTACGTGCTGGTCGCGCTCTCGGCCACCGGAGCCGTCGGCTGGCGCGATCTCAGCGTCTCGGAGGCACCGCTCGCGCTCGTCGCCCGCCAGGCGCTCGGGGCCCGCGCCGACGCCGCGCTGAGCATCATCGCCCTCTGCGCCACCGCCAACACCGTCCTGCTGCTCCTGCTCTCCGCGTCTCGATCGGTCTACGGCATGGCCTCGGCTGGCATGCTGCCTGGCGCTCTGGCCGTCGTCAGCGGCAAGACGGCGATCCCCCTGGTCGCGTCGGTGGTGGTCGTGGGGGGCACCGCCCCGCTCGTCTTGCTCGGGGACCTGGCGAAGGTGGCGGCGATGACCGATGCCGCCGTGCTCTCGAGCTTTCTGATGGTGAATCTGGCGCTCGTGTGGCTCAGCACCCGACGCGCCATCGAGCGCCGCCTCGCCGACCGGCTCCTTCCGGGCGCCGGTGGGCTCCTGTGCGTCTGGCTTCTGACGCACGCTGGCTGGGTCGGGCTCGCCGCCGCCGGGGCGCTCAC